The following proteins are co-located in the Gossypium hirsutum isolate 1008001.06 chromosome A02, Gossypium_hirsutum_v2.1, whole genome shotgun sequence genome:
- the LOC107944165 gene encoding NAC domain-containing protein 17 isoform X2, giving the protein MKVTATAVTVDSGFGDDQVWPPGFRFHPTDEELVLYYLKRKICKKRLKLDIIRETDVYKWDPEELPGQSVLKNGDRQWFFFCPRDRKYPNGARSNRATIHGYWKATGKDRSIICNSRAVGIKKTLVFYRGRAPNGERTDWVMHEYTLDEEELKRCQNVKDYYALYKLYKKSGPGPKNGEQYGAPFKEEAWDDEEYSSNPLDTITPVKPPNEVIPVDNVKANVQSESPLNDIEEFMRQFADEPVPPQPQAYHSHVLHQVVSAEETQSTLLDPSPRGVLFPEQLTVLHGQARFEFSESPISQLLLQEAPEVTTVADHLGQVPQLCEEDFLEIDDLLGPEPLISNIEKPVENKQFNELDGLSEFDLYHDAAMFLQDMGSLDQGTVPFLYDNMINQWQNQANANMMEQHLQPQLNASGGNMLNQVSYQSGPNINSMDQQSVLHSSVDQVDYHGQNQQLQMDQINGALWTHDQSGDAFIPSGSNLGNASPTSGFVNNGPKQDQGNKNDGRGGGSWFSSSLWSFVDSIPTAPASAAENPLVNRALERMSSFSKLRIHAMNTAVNGSASARRRSRNRGFFFISILGALCAVLWFLIGTVRVLGRSISS; this is encoded by the exons ATGAAGGTGACTGCGACGGCTGTGACGGTTGATTCCGGTTTTGGGGACGACCAAGTGTGGCCACCGGGGTTTCGGTTTCACCCAACTGATGAAGAGCTGGTTCTTTATTATCTAAAGAGGAAGATCTGTAAAAAAAGGCTTAAGCTTGATATCATTAGGGAAACTGATGTTTACAAGTGGGATCCTGAGGAATTACCtg GGCAATCGGTACTGAAGAATGGGGATCGACAGTGGTTCTTTTTCTGTCCAAGAGACAGGAAATACCCTAATGGAGCAAGGTCAAACAGGGCTACCATACATGGGTATTGGAAGGCAACGGGAAAGGATCGTTCTATTATTTGCAATTCTCGAGCTGTTGGAATCAAGAAAACTTTAGTTTTCTACAGAGGGCGAGCACCTAATGGCGAGCGAACTGACTGGGTGATGCATGAATACACCCTTGATGAAGAGGAACTAAAGAGGTGCCAGAACGTAAAG GATTATTATGCTCTCTATAAGTTGTATAAAAAAAGTGGACCTGGCCCTAAAAATGGTGAGCAGTATGGAGCTCCATTTAAAGAAGAAGCGTGGGATGATGAGGAATATTCTAGTAACCCTTTAGATACAATTACTCCTGTGAAGCCACCTAATGAGGTCATTCCTGTTGATAATGTAAAAGCTAATGTTCAATCTGAGTCTCCATTGAATGATATTGAGGAGTTTATGAGACAGTTTGCTGATGAGCCTGTGCCTCCACAGCCGCAAGCTTATCATAGCCATGTATTGCATCAGGTTGTCAGTGCAGAAGAGACACAAAGTACTTTGCTGGATCCATCTCCAAGGGGTGTTCTCTTTCCCGAGCAACTTACAGTTCTCCATGGTCAAGCAAGATTTGAATTTTCAGAGTCGCCTATTTCTCAATTGCTGTTGCAGGAGGCACCTGAGGTCACAACTGTCGCCGACCACCTTGGTCAGGTACCTCAATTATGTGAGGAGGATTTCTTGGAGATTGATGATCTCCTTGGTCCTGAACCTTTGATCTCCAATATCGAGAAACCTGTGGAGAACAAGCAGTTCAATGAGTTGGATGGGCTGAGTGAATTTGACCTGTACCATGATGCAGCCATGTTTCTACAGGACATGGGTTCTCTTGATCAAGGAACAGTTCCATTCTTGTATGATAATATGATAAATCAG TGGCAAAACCAAGCAAATGCAAATATGATGGAACAGCATTTGCAGCCTCAACTGAATGCTTCAGGGGGTAATATGTTGAACCAGGTGAGTTATCAATCTGGTCCAAATATAAACTCAATGGATCAGCAATCGGTGCTTCATTCAAGTGTGGACCAGGTGGATTACCATGGGCAGAATCAACAGCTGCAAATGGATCAGATTAATGGCGCACTTTGGACACATGATCAAAGTGGTGATGCTTTCATTCCATCAGGATCAAATCTTGGGAATGCTTCTCCAACTTCAG GTTTTGTAAACAATGGCCCTAAGCAAGACCAAGGTAACAAAAATGATGGCAGAGGTGGTGGAAGCTGGTTTTCATCTTCTTTGTGGTCGTTTGTGGATTCAATACCTACAGCTCCTGCTTCTGCAGCTGAGAATCCATTAGTAAATCGGGCATTGGAGCGTATGTCTAGCTTTAGTAAATTGAGAATACATGCAATGAATACTGCAGTGAATGGTTCTGCTAGTGCTAGGAGGAGAAGCAGGAATAGGGGattctttttcatttctattttaggTGCATTGTGTGCTGTCTTATGGTTCTTGATAGGAACAGTTAGGGTCCTAGGGAGATCTATCTCCTcctga
- the LOC107944165 gene encoding NAC domain-containing protein 17 isoform X3 — translation MKVTATAVTVDSGFGDDQVWPPGFRFHPTDEELVLYYLKRKICKKRLKLDIIRETDVYKWDPEELPGQSVLKNGDRQWFFFCPRDRKYPNGARSNRATIHGYWKATGKDRSIICNSRAVGIKKTLVFYRGRAPNGERTDWVMHEYTLDEEELKRCQNVKDYYALYKLYKKSGPGPKNGEQYGAPFKEEAWDDEEYSSNPLDTITPVKPPNEVIPVDNVKANVQSESPLNDIEEFMRQFADEPVPPQPQAYHSHVLHQVVSAEETQSTLLDPSPRGVLFPEQLTVLHGQARFEFSESPISQLLLQEAPEVTTVADHLGQVPQLCEEDFLEIDDLLGPEPLISNIEKPVENKQFNELDGLSEFDLYHDAAMFLQDMGSLDQGTVPFLYDNMINQWQNQANANMMEQHLQPQLNASGGNMLNQVDYHGQNQQLQMDQINGALWTHDQSGDAFIPSGSNLGNASPTSGFVNNGPKQDQGNKNDGRGGGSWFSSSLWSFVDSIPTAPASAAENPLVNRALERMSSFSKLRIHAMNTAVNGSASARRRSRNRGFFFISILGALCAVLWFLIGTVRVLGRSISS, via the exons ATGAAGGTGACTGCGACGGCTGTGACGGTTGATTCCGGTTTTGGGGACGACCAAGTGTGGCCACCGGGGTTTCGGTTTCACCCAACTGATGAAGAGCTGGTTCTTTATTATCTAAAGAGGAAGATCTGTAAAAAAAGGCTTAAGCTTGATATCATTAGGGAAACTGATGTTTACAAGTGGGATCCTGAGGAATTACCtg GGCAATCGGTACTGAAGAATGGGGATCGACAGTGGTTCTTTTTCTGTCCAAGAGACAGGAAATACCCTAATGGAGCAAGGTCAAACAGGGCTACCATACATGGGTATTGGAAGGCAACGGGAAAGGATCGTTCTATTATTTGCAATTCTCGAGCTGTTGGAATCAAGAAAACTTTAGTTTTCTACAGAGGGCGAGCACCTAATGGCGAGCGAACTGACTGGGTGATGCATGAATACACCCTTGATGAAGAGGAACTAAAGAGGTGCCAGAACGTAAAG GATTATTATGCTCTCTATAAGTTGTATAAAAAAAGTGGACCTGGCCCTAAAAATGGTGAGCAGTATGGAGCTCCATTTAAAGAAGAAGCGTGGGATGATGAGGAATATTCTAGTAACCCTTTAGATACAATTACTCCTGTGAAGCCACCTAATGAGGTCATTCCTGTTGATAATGTAAAAGCTAATGTTCAATCTGAGTCTCCATTGAATGATATTGAGGAGTTTATGAGACAGTTTGCTGATGAGCCTGTGCCTCCACAGCCGCAAGCTTATCATAGCCATGTATTGCATCAGGTTGTCAGTGCAGAAGAGACACAAAGTACTTTGCTGGATCCATCTCCAAGGGGTGTTCTCTTTCCCGAGCAACTTACAGTTCTCCATGGTCAAGCAAGATTTGAATTTTCAGAGTCGCCTATTTCTCAATTGCTGTTGCAGGAGGCACCTGAGGTCACAACTGTCGCCGACCACCTTGGTCAGGTACCTCAATTATGTGAGGAGGATTTCTTGGAGATTGATGATCTCCTTGGTCCTGAACCTTTGATCTCCAATATCGAGAAACCTGTGGAGAACAAGCAGTTCAATGAGTTGGATGGGCTGAGTGAATTTGACCTGTACCATGATGCAGCCATGTTTCTACAGGACATGGGTTCTCTTGATCAAGGAACAGTTCCATTCTTGTATGATAATATGATAAATCAG TGGCAAAACCAAGCAAATGCAAATATGATGGAACAGCATTTGCAGCCTCAACTGAATGCTTCAGGGGGTAATATGTTGAACCAG GTGGATTACCATGGGCAGAATCAACAGCTGCAAATGGATCAGATTAATGGCGCACTTTGGACACATGATCAAAGTGGTGATGCTTTCATTCCATCAGGATCAAATCTTGGGAATGCTTCTCCAACTTCAG GTTTTGTAAACAATGGCCCTAAGCAAGACCAAGGTAACAAAAATGATGGCAGAGGTGGTGGAAGCTGGTTTTCATCTTCTTTGTGGTCGTTTGTGGATTCAATACCTACAGCTCCTGCTTCTGCAGCTGAGAATCCATTAGTAAATCGGGCATTGGAGCGTATGTCTAGCTTTAGTAAATTGAGAATACATGCAATGAATACTGCAGTGAATGGTTCTGCTAGTGCTAGGAGGAGAAGCAGGAATAGGGGattctttttcatttctattttaggTGCATTGTGTGCTGTCTTATGGTTCTTGATAGGAACAGTTAGGGTCCTAGGGAGATCTATCTCCTcctga
- the LOC107944165 gene encoding NAC domain-containing protein 17 isoform X1: MKVTATAVTVDSGFGDDQVWPPGFRFHPTDEELVLYYLKRKICKKRLKLDIIRETDVYKWDPEELPGQSVLKNGDRQWFFFCPRDRKYPNGARSNRATIHGYWKATGKDRSIICNSRAVGIKKTLVFYRGRAPNGERTDWVMHEYTLDEEELKRCQNVKDYYALYKLYKKSGPGPKNGEQYGAPFKEEAWDDEEYSSNPLDTITPVKPPNEVIPVDNVKANVQSESPLNDIEEFMRQFADEPVPPQPQAYHSHVLHQVVSAEETQSTLLDPSPRGVLFPEQLTVLHGQARFEFSESPISQLLLQEAPEVTTVADHLGQVPQLCEEDFLEIDDLLGPEPLISNIEKPVENKQFNELDGLSEFDLYHDAAMFLQDMGSLDQGTVPFLYDNMINQVSYQLESRSNISLMNQQYLPHSNLNLIDKQWQNQANANMMEQHLQPQLNASGGNMLNQVSYQSGPNINSMDQQSVLHSSVDQVDYHGQNQQLQMDQINGALWTHDQSGDAFIPSGSNLGNASPTSGFVNNGPKQDQGNKNDGRGGGSWFSSSLWSFVDSIPTAPASAAENPLVNRALERMSSFSKLRIHAMNTAVNGSASARRRSRNRGFFFISILGALCAVLWFLIGTVRVLGRSISS; this comes from the exons ATGAAGGTGACTGCGACGGCTGTGACGGTTGATTCCGGTTTTGGGGACGACCAAGTGTGGCCACCGGGGTTTCGGTTTCACCCAACTGATGAAGAGCTGGTTCTTTATTATCTAAAGAGGAAGATCTGTAAAAAAAGGCTTAAGCTTGATATCATTAGGGAAACTGATGTTTACAAGTGGGATCCTGAGGAATTACCtg GGCAATCGGTACTGAAGAATGGGGATCGACAGTGGTTCTTTTTCTGTCCAAGAGACAGGAAATACCCTAATGGAGCAAGGTCAAACAGGGCTACCATACATGGGTATTGGAAGGCAACGGGAAAGGATCGTTCTATTATTTGCAATTCTCGAGCTGTTGGAATCAAGAAAACTTTAGTTTTCTACAGAGGGCGAGCACCTAATGGCGAGCGAACTGACTGGGTGATGCATGAATACACCCTTGATGAAGAGGAACTAAAGAGGTGCCAGAACGTAAAG GATTATTATGCTCTCTATAAGTTGTATAAAAAAAGTGGACCTGGCCCTAAAAATGGTGAGCAGTATGGAGCTCCATTTAAAGAAGAAGCGTGGGATGATGAGGAATATTCTAGTAACCCTTTAGATACAATTACTCCTGTGAAGCCACCTAATGAGGTCATTCCTGTTGATAATGTAAAAGCTAATGTTCAATCTGAGTCTCCATTGAATGATATTGAGGAGTTTATGAGACAGTTTGCTGATGAGCCTGTGCCTCCACAGCCGCAAGCTTATCATAGCCATGTATTGCATCAGGTTGTCAGTGCAGAAGAGACACAAAGTACTTTGCTGGATCCATCTCCAAGGGGTGTTCTCTTTCCCGAGCAACTTACAGTTCTCCATGGTCAAGCAAGATTTGAATTTTCAGAGTCGCCTATTTCTCAATTGCTGTTGCAGGAGGCACCTGAGGTCACAACTGTCGCCGACCACCTTGGTCAGGTACCTCAATTATGTGAGGAGGATTTCTTGGAGATTGATGATCTCCTTGGTCCTGAACCTTTGATCTCCAATATCGAGAAACCTGTGGAGAACAAGCAGTTCAATGAGTTGGATGGGCTGAGTGAATTTGACCTGTACCATGATGCAGCCATGTTTCTACAGGACATGGGTTCTCTTGATCAAGGAACAGTTCCATTCTTGTATGATAATATGATAAATCAGGTAAGTTACCAGTTGGAATCCCGATCTAATATAAGCCTGATGAATCAGCAGTATCTGCCCCATTCTAATCTAAACCTGATTGATAAGCAGTGGCAAAACCAAGCAAATGCAAATATGATGGAACAGCATTTGCAGCCTCAACTGAATGCTTCAGGGGGTAATATGTTGAACCAGGTGAGTTATCAATCTGGTCCAAATATAAACTCAATGGATCAGCAATCGGTGCTTCATTCAAGTGTGGACCAGGTGGATTACCATGGGCAGAATCAACAGCTGCAAATGGATCAGATTAATGGCGCACTTTGGACACATGATCAAAGTGGTGATGCTTTCATTCCATCAGGATCAAATCTTGGGAATGCTTCTCCAACTTCAG GTTTTGTAAACAATGGCCCTAAGCAAGACCAAGGTAACAAAAATGATGGCAGAGGTGGTGGAAGCTGGTTTTCATCTTCTTTGTGGTCGTTTGTGGATTCAATACCTACAGCTCCTGCTTCTGCAGCTGAGAATCCATTAGTAAATCGGGCATTGGAGCGTATGTCTAGCTTTAGTAAATTGAGAATACATGCAATGAATACTGCAGTGAATGGTTCTGCTAGTGCTAGGAGGAGAAGCAGGAATAGGGGattctttttcatttctattttaggTGCATTGTGTGCTGTCTTATGGTTCTTGATAGGAACAGTTAGGGTCCTAGGGAGATCTATCTCCTcctga
- the LOC107944165 gene encoding NAC domain-containing protein 17 isoform X4 translates to MKVTATAVTVDSGFGDDQVWPPGFRFHPTDEELVLYYLKRKICKKRLKLDIIRETDVYKWDPEELPGQSVLKNGDRQWFFFCPRDRKYPNGARSNRATIHGYWKATGKDRSIICNSRAVGIKKTLVFYRGRAPNGERTDWVMHEYTLDEEELKRCQNVKDYYALYKLYKKSGPGPKNGEQYGAPFKEEAWDDEEYSSNPLDTITPVKPPNEVIPVDNVKANVQSESPLNDIEEFMRQFADEPVPPQPQAYHSHVLHQVVSAEETQSTLLDPSPRGVLFPEQLTVLHGQARFEFSESPISQLLLQEAPEVTTVADHLGQVPQLCEEDFLEIDDLLGPEPLISNIEKPVENKQFNELDGLSEFDLYHDAAMFLQDMGSLDQGTVPFLYDNMINQWQNQANANMMEQHLQPQLNASGGNMLNQVSYQSGPNINSMDQQSVLHSSVDQVDYHGQNQQLQMDQINGALWTHDQSGDAFIPSGSNLGNASPTSAVLAHPGRALDETDGWVDMPKSTWQKVSVKKGNLTLLQELF, encoded by the exons ATGAAGGTGACTGCGACGGCTGTGACGGTTGATTCCGGTTTTGGGGACGACCAAGTGTGGCCACCGGGGTTTCGGTTTCACCCAACTGATGAAGAGCTGGTTCTTTATTATCTAAAGAGGAAGATCTGTAAAAAAAGGCTTAAGCTTGATATCATTAGGGAAACTGATGTTTACAAGTGGGATCCTGAGGAATTACCtg GGCAATCGGTACTGAAGAATGGGGATCGACAGTGGTTCTTTTTCTGTCCAAGAGACAGGAAATACCCTAATGGAGCAAGGTCAAACAGGGCTACCATACATGGGTATTGGAAGGCAACGGGAAAGGATCGTTCTATTATTTGCAATTCTCGAGCTGTTGGAATCAAGAAAACTTTAGTTTTCTACAGAGGGCGAGCACCTAATGGCGAGCGAACTGACTGGGTGATGCATGAATACACCCTTGATGAAGAGGAACTAAAGAGGTGCCAGAACGTAAAG GATTATTATGCTCTCTATAAGTTGTATAAAAAAAGTGGACCTGGCCCTAAAAATGGTGAGCAGTATGGAGCTCCATTTAAAGAAGAAGCGTGGGATGATGAGGAATATTCTAGTAACCCTTTAGATACAATTACTCCTGTGAAGCCACCTAATGAGGTCATTCCTGTTGATAATGTAAAAGCTAATGTTCAATCTGAGTCTCCATTGAATGATATTGAGGAGTTTATGAGACAGTTTGCTGATGAGCCTGTGCCTCCACAGCCGCAAGCTTATCATAGCCATGTATTGCATCAGGTTGTCAGTGCAGAAGAGACACAAAGTACTTTGCTGGATCCATCTCCAAGGGGTGTTCTCTTTCCCGAGCAACTTACAGTTCTCCATGGTCAAGCAAGATTTGAATTTTCAGAGTCGCCTATTTCTCAATTGCTGTTGCAGGAGGCACCTGAGGTCACAACTGTCGCCGACCACCTTGGTCAGGTACCTCAATTATGTGAGGAGGATTTCTTGGAGATTGATGATCTCCTTGGTCCTGAACCTTTGATCTCCAATATCGAGAAACCTGTGGAGAACAAGCAGTTCAATGAGTTGGATGGGCTGAGTGAATTTGACCTGTACCATGATGCAGCCATGTTTCTACAGGACATGGGTTCTCTTGATCAAGGAACAGTTCCATTCTTGTATGATAATATGATAAATCAG TGGCAAAACCAAGCAAATGCAAATATGATGGAACAGCATTTGCAGCCTCAACTGAATGCTTCAGGGGGTAATATGTTGAACCAGGTGAGTTATCAATCTGGTCCAAATATAAACTCAATGGATCAGCAATCGGTGCTTCATTCAAGTGTGGACCAGGTGGATTACCATGGGCAGAATCAACAGCTGCAAATGGATCAGATTAATGGCGCACTTTGGACACATGATCAAAGTGGTGATGCTTTCATTCCATCAGGATCAAATCTTGGGAATGCTTCTCCAACTTCAG CTGTCTTAGCCCATCCTGGCAGAGCTCTTGATGAGACTGATGGTTGGGTAGACATGCCAAAGTCGACATGGCAAAAAGTCTCTGTAAAAAAGGGGAATTTGACCCTGCTTCAAGAGCTCTTCTGA
- the LOC107944162 gene encoding tRNA pseudouridine(38/39) synthase isoform X2, translating into MLNGISESGSDVVGSFISQLQALQNRVKELEAENSKLSSQISKCCCHKTEEMQNGSDVESFKQGVESQRKNTGGYDLKIMTHHSKRYVALKVMYFGQRFYGFASEAQMDPTVESEIFNALEKTRLLVGDKKESQYSRCGRTDKGVSSVGQVIALFLRSNLKETDQNHKITGELFPEARIEGEIDYVRVLNRVLPSDIRTLGWSPVSIDFSARFSCLAREYKYFFWRGNLNLSAMENAGKKFLGEHDFRNFCKMDAANVHNYRRRITQFEISSSNMSFEGGQLCAIKVKGSAFLWHQVRCMVAVLFMIGQGLESVDVIDILLDIEKTLRKPQYAMAPETPLILQSCEFEDVKFICSSDSGQALRIHLENEGRAYQLQSAIFQ; encoded by the exons atgttaaacGGAATAAGCGAGTCCGGCAGTGATGTCGTGGGTAGCTTCATATCCCAACTACAGGCTCTCCAAAATAGAGTGAAG GAATTAGAGGCTGAGAATTCAAAGCTATCATCTCAAATCTCCAAATGTTGTTGCCATAAG ACAGAGGAGATGCAAAATGGTTCTGATGTTGAAAGCTTTAAACAGGGTGTGGAAAGTCAGAGAAAAAACACTGGAG GTTATGATTTGAAAATTATGACTCACCATTCCAAGAGATATGTTGCTCTAAAAGTCATGTATTTTGGTCAGAG GTTTTATGGTTTTGCTTCAGAAGCACAAATGGATCCCACTGTTGAG TCTGAAATTTTCAATGCACTTGAGAAAACAAGGCTTTTAGTTGGTGACAAGAAGGAATCACAGTACTCAAGGTGTGGCAGAACAGATAAGGGGGTGTCCTCTGTTGGCCAA GTGATTGCATTGTTTTTAAGGTCAAACCTCAAAGAAACTGATCAAAACCACAAAATTACAGGAGAATTATTTCCTGAGGCACGAATTG AAGGAGAAATTGATTATGTGAGAGTACTGAACCGAGTCCTTCCAAGTGATATTCGAACTTTAGGATGGAGTCCTGTTTCAATTGATTTCAGTGCAAG GTTTAGTTGTTTGGCTAGAGAATATAAGTACTTCTTTTGGAGAGGAAATTTGAATCTCTCC GCTATGGAGAATGCAGGAAAGAAATTTCTTGGAGAACATGACTTCAGAAACTTTTGTAAGATGGATGCAGCAAATGTACACAACTACAGGCGTCGAATAACTCAGTTTGAAATTTCTTCTTCTAATATGAG CTTTGAAGGTGGTCAGCTTTGTGCTATTAAAGTTAAAGGTAGTGCCTTCCTGTGGCATCAGGTGCGGTGCATGGTTGCCGTGCTATTTATGATAGGCCAAGGTCTTGAATCAGTTGAT GTGATAGATATATTACTGGACATTGAGAAGACACTGAGAAAACCTCAGTATGCTATGGCTCCAGAGACACCATTGATCCTTCAATCCTGTGAATTTGAAGATGTCAAGTTTATTTGCTCCTCAG ATTCTGGGCAAGCACTTCGTATACACTTGGAAAATGAGGGTCGAGCATACCAGCTTCAGTCTGCAATTTTTCAATAA
- the LOC107944162 gene encoding tRNA pseudouridine(38/39) synthase isoform X1, with protein MLNGISESGSDVVGSFISQLQALQNRVKELEAENSKLSSQISKCCCHKTEEMQNGSDVESFKQGVESQRKNTGGDKTRKKKTIERNPGYDLKIMTHHSKRYVALKVMYFGQRFYGFASEAQMDPTVESEIFNALEKTRLLVGDKKESQYSRCGRTDKGVSSVGQVIALFLRSNLKETDQNHKITGELFPEARIEGEIDYVRVLNRVLPSDIRTLGWSPVSIDFSARFSCLAREYKYFFWRGNLNLSAMENAGKKFLGEHDFRNFCKMDAANVHNYRRRITQFEISSSNMSFEGGQLCAIKVKGSAFLWHQVRCMVAVLFMIGQGLESVDVIDILLDIEKTLRKPQYAMAPETPLILQSCEFEDVKFICSSDSGQALRIHLENEGRAYQLQSAIFQ; from the exons atgttaaacGGAATAAGCGAGTCCGGCAGTGATGTCGTGGGTAGCTTCATATCCCAACTACAGGCTCTCCAAAATAGAGTGAAG GAATTAGAGGCTGAGAATTCAAAGCTATCATCTCAAATCTCCAAATGTTGTTGCCATAAG ACAGAGGAGATGCAAAATGGTTCTGATGTTGAAAGCTTTAAACAGGGTGTGGAAAGTCAGAGAAAAAACACTGGAGGTGATAAGaccagaaaaaagaaaacaatagaAAGGAATCCAG GTTATGATTTGAAAATTATGACTCACCATTCCAAGAGATATGTTGCTCTAAAAGTCATGTATTTTGGTCAGAG GTTTTATGGTTTTGCTTCAGAAGCACAAATGGATCCCACTGTTGAG TCTGAAATTTTCAATGCACTTGAGAAAACAAGGCTTTTAGTTGGTGACAAGAAGGAATCACAGTACTCAAGGTGTGGCAGAACAGATAAGGGGGTGTCCTCTGTTGGCCAA GTGATTGCATTGTTTTTAAGGTCAAACCTCAAAGAAACTGATCAAAACCACAAAATTACAGGAGAATTATTTCCTGAGGCACGAATTG AAGGAGAAATTGATTATGTGAGAGTACTGAACCGAGTCCTTCCAAGTGATATTCGAACTTTAGGATGGAGTCCTGTTTCAATTGATTTCAGTGCAAG GTTTAGTTGTTTGGCTAGAGAATATAAGTACTTCTTTTGGAGAGGAAATTTGAATCTCTCC GCTATGGAGAATGCAGGAAAGAAATTTCTTGGAGAACATGACTTCAGAAACTTTTGTAAGATGGATGCAGCAAATGTACACAACTACAGGCGTCGAATAACTCAGTTTGAAATTTCTTCTTCTAATATGAG CTTTGAAGGTGGTCAGCTTTGTGCTATTAAAGTTAAAGGTAGTGCCTTCCTGTGGCATCAGGTGCGGTGCATGGTTGCCGTGCTATTTATGATAGGCCAAGGTCTTGAATCAGTTGAT GTGATAGATATATTACTGGACATTGAGAAGACACTGAGAAAACCTCAGTATGCTATGGCTCCAGAGACACCATTGATCCTTCAATCCTGTGAATTTGAAGATGTCAAGTTTATTTGCTCCTCAG ATTCTGGGCAAGCACTTCGTATACACTTGGAAAATGAGGGTCGAGCATACCAGCTTCAGTCTGCAATTTTTCAATAA